The following coding sequences lie in one Steroidobacter denitrificans genomic window:
- a CDS encoding LLM class flavin-dependent oxidoreductase — MLDTMLMFDMRAPSFGAAPRDLYAAAPEMAAYADEHGISRISVCEHHGAEDGYMPCNLLFLAALAARTKRARLMPNAVILPLHDPVKIAEQIAVIDLLSDGRLDVLVGGGYVPSEFAMFGVSLADRGRLLDEGMEILIRALSGERFVMNGRPIFIRPLPLQKPHPPLLVGGGIKASAVRAARFGAGFFPLKTELFAVYDAECRKLGREPGQKIVLSRAWCMHIVEDPDKGWAELMPHAAHVVSSYARMAAEASNSSSPFESLVDDDAVRRSGMFHVLTPDQCVAFAKKCEARGYTMTVQPLIGGLPPDVGWKSLELFCTKVLPRLKSNRN; from the coding sequence ATGCTCGATACGATGTTGATGTTCGATATGCGCGCTCCCTCCTTCGGAGCGGCGCCGCGGGATCTTTATGCCGCAGCACCCGAGATGGCGGCCTATGCCGACGAACACGGCATCAGCAGGATATCCGTTTGTGAACATCACGGTGCCGAAGATGGCTACATGCCGTGCAATCTTCTTTTTCTCGCCGCCCTTGCAGCGCGGACAAAACGCGCCCGGCTCATGCCGAACGCAGTGATCCTGCCGCTGCACGATCCGGTCAAGATAGCGGAACAAATCGCGGTTATCGATCTTTTGAGCGACGGTCGCCTCGATGTCCTCGTGGGTGGGGGATATGTGCCGTCCGAATTTGCCATGTTCGGTGTGTCCCTTGCGGATCGCGGCCGGCTGCTCGATGAAGGCATGGAAATATTGATCCGAGCGCTTTCCGGAGAACGGTTTGTGATGAACGGACGGCCGATTTTCATTCGTCCGCTGCCGTTGCAGAAGCCGCATCCGCCGCTGCTCGTCGGAGGAGGCATCAAGGCCAGCGCGGTACGTGCCGCACGCTTCGGTGCGGGTTTCTTTCCTTTGAAAACGGAACTTTTTGCAGTCTACGATGCGGAGTGCAGAAAGCTCGGACGAGAGCCTGGGCAGAAGATCGTTCTCAGCAGGGCGTGGTGCATGCATATCGTGGAGGATCCGGACAAGGGTTGGGCGGAGCTCATGCCGCACGCTGCCCACGTCGTGTCATCCTACGCGCGCATGGCTGCAGAGGCGTCGAATTCATCGTCGCCGTTCGAATCTCTTGTGGATGATGATGCGGTGCGGAGATCCGGCATGTTTCACGTGCTCACACCCGATCAGTGCGTTGCCTTCGCAAAAAAATGCGAGGCGAGGGGCTACACGATGACAGTTCAGCCGCTGATCGGTGGCCTGCCTCCCGATGTCGGCTGGAAGAGCCTGGAACTGTTTTGCACCAAGGTTCTGCCGCGCCTGAAATCTAACAGAAATTGA
- a CDS encoding TonB-dependent receptor encodes MSIDSAKRSRHWLLSVGGPSSALITMVLGVPSGASAQESGASIVDSRAGVEEVIVTARRRSEDLARVPGTIAVFGQDQLIERAIRSDSDLQLVAPGLTIRQTQGNNSLTYSIRGQSADTFSGSPSAVIAYMNEVPLTIGSASSFYDLESIQVLKGPQGTLFGRNTTGGAVLYTSAKPTNEFAARFRGRVGNLDLREIEGMVNIPIVDNTVLLRAAFSIVDRDGYIHNRANNSYLGELSRTSGRVSLTIKPSETVTNDTVFQYADIGGTNTGASYTYSAYPCGATNHGFVLTCSSGLLFSPALDDVVATPGAWANYLAAHPDAYAPGLLAYIEEQRRNGAYSTYYPLGAKQDGKDWLLSNTTSFDVNDNLQIRNIFGASRSESDSDRPQIGAPFITILTANLDTGEVGNESLIKSISEELQLQGRTDSGSLDYIVGFYFQREEGDTIWPQTYFDLSPVLLPSSVTNAFRIENKTSALYAQGTWDVSSWIDNLRLTAGIRYTWEKVRIKQLPRATYTYGMPDQHNSFSDPSWELGLEYQATPSLFAYIKTRGSFRSGGFNGSAPPVDAPAEQGGNIFKSEQTQDIEAGLKSRGSLFGRPANLSLAVYHQWIQDVQRVEFPDPDGPGGLASIAVTANVPSAKVYGLELEASIMPTDWLQLGLTGAYTHASFSDGNVELFGTAYKYGPVGDTPEVSGTFFAQVHFPTSENTGDISLRGEVYAQTSQYFSNAADSVALDTELPGYGVVSGRLQWANIMGTRLSAALFGKNLLDKTYFVGGMTLASALGHNAAAVGEPRTYGLELAYEF; translated from the coding sequence ATGTCTATCGATTCAGCAAAGCGGAGTCGTCATTGGCTGCTGTCAGTGGGCGGTCCTTCCTCGGCGCTCATTACGATGGTGCTTGGTGTGCCGTCCGGCGCCTCGGCACAGGAATCTGGTGCCAGCATCGTTGACAGCAGGGCAGGCGTGGAGGAAGTCATCGTCACCGCACGCCGGCGCAGCGAAGATCTGGCACGTGTTCCGGGCACCATCGCCGTCTTTGGCCAGGATCAACTTATCGAGCGTGCTATTCGCAGCGATTCCGATCTGCAACTGGTGGCTCCCGGACTTACCATTCGCCAGACCCAGGGCAACAATTCGCTTACCTACTCGATTCGTGGACAAAGCGCCGACACGTTCAGCGGTTCGCCGTCGGCGGTCATCGCCTATATGAATGAGGTGCCGTTGACTATCGGCAGCGCATCATCATTCTATGATCTGGAATCGATTCAAGTCCTGAAAGGGCCGCAGGGCACCTTGTTTGGCAGGAATACGACGGGCGGTGCCGTGCTGTATACCTCGGCAAAACCGACCAACGAGTTTGCAGCGCGTTTCCGGGGACGGGTCGGAAATCTGGATCTGCGTGAAATCGAAGGTATGGTCAATATCCCTATCGTCGACAACACCGTCCTGCTGCGTGCCGCCTTCAGTATCGTCGACCGCGATGGTTATATTCATAACCGCGCGAACAATAGCTACCTGGGAGAACTCAGCCGTACCAGCGGCCGAGTCTCCCTCACCATCAAGCCCAGCGAGACCGTGACCAATGACACGGTCTTCCAGTATGCCGATATCGGCGGCACCAATACCGGTGCATCCTATACCTACAGCGCCTACCCCTGCGGCGCGACCAATCATGGTTTCGTTCTCACTTGCTCCAGCGGCCTGTTGTTCAGCCCGGCACTGGACGATGTGGTGGCTACCCCAGGAGCATGGGCGAACTATCTCGCCGCCCATCCGGATGCCTACGCCCCCGGCCTCCTGGCGTATATCGAGGAGCAAAGGCGAAACGGCGCCTATTCCACGTACTATCCTCTCGGCGCCAAGCAGGACGGTAAGGACTGGCTGTTGTCCAATACGACCAGTTTCGATGTGAACGATAACCTTCAGATCAGAAATATTTTCGGCGCATCTCGTTCGGAATCGGATTCCGACAGGCCGCAGATCGGCGCGCCGTTCATCACCATCCTGACGGCGAATCTGGACACCGGCGAAGTCGGCAACGAAAGTCTGATCAAGTCGATTTCCGAGGAATTGCAGCTCCAGGGCAGGACGGATAGCGGCAGCCTGGACTATATCGTTGGTTTCTATTTCCAGCGCGAGGAAGGCGATACGATCTGGCCACAGACCTATTTCGACTTGAGTCCGGTCCTGCTGCCGAGTTCCGTCACGAATGCCTTCCGTATCGAGAACAAGACCAGCGCCCTCTATGCGCAAGGTACCTGGGATGTTTCATCCTGGATCGATAATCTGCGCCTCACCGCAGGCATTCGCTACACCTGGGAGAAGGTGCGTATCAAGCAGCTGCCCCGCGCGACATATACCTACGGCATGCCCGACCAGCATAATTCGTTCAGCGATCCGAGTTGGGAGCTTGGCCTCGAATATCAGGCTACACCAAGCTTGTTCGCATATATCAAGACCCGAGGCAGCTTCCGCAGTGGCGGCTTCAATGGCTCTGCGCCGCCGGTCGACGCGCCTGCCGAACAAGGCGGTAATATCTTCAAGTCCGAGCAGACTCAGGATATCGAGGCGGGCTTGAAGTCACGTGGCAGCCTGTTCGGGCGCCCTGCAAACCTCAGCCTGGCTGTCTATCATCAGTGGATCCAGGATGTACAGCGCGTCGAGTTTCCGGATCCGGACGGTCCGGGCGGGCTGGCATCGATCGCGGTGACGGCGAATGTTCCGTCCGCCAAGGTCTATGGGCTCGAGCTCGAAGCGTCGATCATGCCGACCGATTGGCTGCAACTCGGTCTTACGGGTGCATACACCCACGCCAGCTTCAGTGACGGCAATGTCGAGCTGTTCGGGACGGCCTACAAGTACGGGCCGGTGGGCGATACACCGGAGGTTTCGGGTACCTTCTTCGCACAGGTCCATTTTCCGACGAGCGAAAATACAGGCGATATCAGCTTGAGGGGCGAAGTCTATGCGCAGACCAGCCAATATTTTTCGAACGCGGCGGATTCCGTGGCGCTGGATACCGAATTGCCGGGCTATGGGGTTGTCAGTGGACGTCTTCAGTGGGCAAATATCATGGGTACCCGATTGTCCGCGGCGCTGTTCGGGAAGAATCTGCTGGACAAGACCTATTTCGTGGGCGGCATGACCCTGGCATCGGCGCTCGGCCACAATGCCGCGGCCGTCGGCGAGCCGCGTACCTACGGCCTGGAGTTGGCATACGAGTTCTAG
- a CDS encoding IclR family transcriptional regulator, with translation MARNSVVKSKKTSSRPRQAAAGPRSLTRLLGLFEVLAKSSKGLTLAELNALLKSPKSSLLNLLRPLVTEGYLTYEDGRYWLGTSIFRLSASIMSVWNFSSTLRPYLEELAERSGESVYIGVLDPVRNTVTFVDAIDSQHPVRFSVPIGSMAPLYCTAAGRTLLAFSSEKYQAEYLRTVKFEARAPGMMSTQKALRAAIAEVHESGIAMSINESYPGSAAIAAPILGADGKVMAAIVIGGPVERLPPKFPELAPIIRDVAGRASGLNARARSAAVTSVKKVG, from the coding sequence GTGGCAAGAAACAGCGTGGTCAAGAGCAAGAAGACGTCGAGCCGCCCGCGTCAGGCGGCAGCCGGACCGCGTTCTCTTACCCGGCTTCTGGGGCTCTTCGAGGTGTTGGCGAAGAGTTCGAAGGGGTTGACGCTTGCCGAACTCAACGCGCTTCTCAAGTCTCCAAAAAGCAGTTTGCTCAATCTGCTGCGGCCTCTCGTCACCGAGGGCTATCTGACTTACGAGGACGGCCGTTACTGGTTGGGGACGTCCATCTTCCGGCTCTCGGCGAGCATCATGTCCGTCTGGAATTTCTCGAGTACGCTCCGGCCTTATCTCGAGGAATTGGCTGAACGGTCCGGAGAGTCGGTATATATCGGTGTGCTCGATCCCGTCCGCAATACGGTTACCTTTGTCGATGCCATCGACAGCCAGCATCCAGTCAGATTCTCGGTTCCCATAGGCAGCATGGCTCCGCTCTATTGCACGGCAGCAGGCCGTACCCTGCTTGCATTTTCGAGCGAGAAGTATCAGGCGGAATATCTGCGCACGGTCAAATTCGAGGCCAGAGCCCCCGGAATGATGAGTACACAGAAGGCTCTGCGTGCGGCGATCGCCGAGGTTCATGAATCCGGTATCGCCATGAGCATCAATGAATCCTACCCAGGATCGGCGGCGATTGCGGCCCCGATCCTGGGGGCTGACGGTAAGGTCATGGCTGCAATCGTGATCGGCGGGCCGGTGGAACGTCTGCCGCCGAAGTTTCCGGAGTTGGCGCCGATCATCAGGGATGTCGCCGGCCGTGCATCGGGGCTCAATGCCCGGGCAAGATCGGCGGCAGTGACATCCGTGAAAAAAGTGGGATAG
- a CDS encoding nitroreductase family deazaflavin-dependent oxidoreductase: protein MSYEKPLNELVKPDWMSEADWKVMLENVASAERMRQDSKAHVKLYRATGGKEGYELGGAPVLLLTTVGRKSGKQVTTALNFVKHGDGYLLVGSLGGTAEDPHWAKNLKKTPEAWVQIKDQKWEADVRQLTPEEGAELWPSLIKAMPLWGVFVHRTDRPFPIFLLTPKQDAR from the coding sequence ATGAGCTACGAAAAGCCATTGAATGAACTCGTCAAGCCGGATTGGATGTCCGAGGCGGATTGGAAGGTGATGCTGGAGAATGTGGCGTCTGCCGAGCGCATGCGGCAGGACTCGAAGGCTCATGTTAAACTTTATCGGGCAACGGGCGGCAAGGAAGGCTACGAGCTGGGCGGCGCACCGGTCCTGTTGCTGACTACGGTGGGACGCAAGTCCGGGAAGCAGGTGACCACCGCCTTGAACTTCGTCAAGCACGGTGATGGTTACCTGCTGGTGGGCTCGCTGGGCGGCACCGCTGAAGATCCTCATTGGGCGAAGAACCTGAAAAAGACGCCTGAGGCGTGGGTGCAGATCAAAGATCAAAAATGGGAAGCGGACGTGCGCCAGTTGACGCCTGAGGAAGGAGCCGAGTTGTGGCCATCCCTCATCAAGGCCATGCCGCTATGGGGAGTGTTCGTGCATAGAACGGACAGGCCGTTCCCGATCTTTCTTCTCACGCCGAAACAGGACGCCCGATGA
- a CDS encoding oxidoreductase, which yields MSKQQFEHLFSPLQVGPMRVPNRIVETTNSIWASRSGGLLDDAFIAHHVGKARGGTGWIGGETWLLNSPLPPEAPDELLLRRVSFTTREALYQAPAFLEGATRYVEEVHKAGAVAVFQFSLFSCALAPSSVPVSEANDFVPHAMTEGEIDAYIDIYADAAAVAKATGADGVEIHCSHDSLPQSFMSPALNLRTDRWGGGPAERVRFIIEILERVRKRIGTGLALGVRLNGQEFRQGGYDHLEMREMTYTIAETGLLNYVNLDVGHSWGPHSYVPPSFYGPAEYREVGRAARADLDSSIKVIFAGRINDPVVAEELLKGNYCDLVGMARAGIADPEFANKAREGRLMEIRRCIGCNRCIQEANDSDLPDSLVKPTCSVNPVVGNELEWREKFRPADKPKRLLVVGGGVAGAEAARIAAMRGHRVTVLEQGKRLGGQLLIAAKAPGRDSFEDQVYFEENALDRLGVEVRLETRADRETIRVLAPEALVIATGALPRLPEGIPGIHLEHVVQGWDVLLGKADTGERIALVSQEDGFETLNVAEYLAERGKQVTIFHKSPSVGLATGRYSMGAVLSRLEHREIMVHSNRRLAEVRSGELVFVSSFGGKIYRIEGFDTVVLVYGAVPNGRLYEELRAEEPNICPLYIAGAAWTPRRIAEATQHGARIGLTI from the coding sequence ATGAGCAAGCAACAGTTCGAGCATCTCTTCTCGCCGCTACAGGTCGGGCCGATGCGCGTGCCCAATCGAATCGTCGAGACGACCAACTCAATCTGGGCATCCCGTTCCGGCGGATTGCTGGATGACGCCTTCATCGCCCACCACGTGGGCAAGGCGCGCGGCGGCACCGGCTGGATCGGCGGCGAGACCTGGCTTCTGAACTCACCGCTGCCGCCGGAGGCGCCGGATGAGCTTTTATTGCGGCGCGTGTCGTTCACGACTCGCGAGGCACTTTACCAGGCTCCGGCCTTCCTGGAAGGCGCGACGCGCTACGTCGAGGAAGTGCATAAGGCAGGAGCGGTCGCGGTATTCCAATTTTCGCTGTTCAGTTGTGCGCTGGCGCCTTCCTCCGTACCGGTGAGCGAAGCCAATGACTTCGTGCCGCACGCCATGACCGAGGGGGAAATAGACGCCTATATCGACATCTATGCCGACGCCGCAGCCGTAGCCAAGGCAACCGGGGCAGATGGAGTGGAGATTCATTGCTCGCACGACAGTCTGCCGCAGAGCTTCATGTCCCCCGCACTCAATCTTCGCACGGATCGCTGGGGGGGCGGCCCGGCCGAGCGCGTCCGCTTCATCATCGAGATCCTGGAGCGTGTCCGCAAGCGTATCGGCACCGGTCTCGCACTGGGCGTGCGGCTCAACGGCCAGGAATTCCGCCAGGGCGGGTACGATCATCTCGAGATGCGCGAGATGACCTACACGATCGCGGAGACGGGTCTGCTGAACTACGTCAATCTCGATGTCGGCCACTCCTGGGGCCCGCACTCCTATGTGCCCCCCTCGTTTTACGGTCCAGCCGAGTACCGCGAGGTAGGCAGGGCGGCAAGGGCGGACCTGGATTCGAGCATCAAGGTCATTTTCGCGGGTCGGATCAACGATCCTGTGGTCGCAGAGGAGTTGCTGAAAGGCAATTATTGCGACCTGGTCGGGATGGCGCGAGCCGGCATCGCCGATCCCGAGTTCGCCAACAAGGCCCGCGAAGGACGGTTGATGGAGATTCGCCGCTGCATCGGCTGCAACCGGTGTATCCAGGAGGCGAACGACAGCGATCTGCCGGACAGCCTCGTCAAGCCCACCTGTTCGGTCAATCCGGTGGTCGGCAACGAGCTGGAATGGCGGGAAAAATTTCGTCCGGCGGACAAGCCGAAGCGCCTGCTGGTGGTCGGCGGCGGGGTCGCAGGAGCCGAGGCGGCGCGCATCGCCGCGATGCGAGGCCATAGAGTAACGGTGCTCGAGCAGGGCAAGCGCCTTGGCGGACAACTTCTCATTGCCGCCAAGGCTCCGGGACGCGACTCCTTTGAGGACCAGGTCTATTTCGAAGAAAACGCTCTCGACCGCCTTGGCGTGGAGGTGCGGCTGGAGACGCGCGCGGATCGCGAGACCATCAGGGTCTTGGCGCCCGAAGCGCTGGTCATCGCCACGGGAGCACTACCGCGGCTGCCCGAGGGTATTCCCGGCATTCACTTGGAGCATGTCGTACAGGGTTGGGATGTGCTGCTCGGCAAGGCCGATACCGGGGAGCGCATCGCCCTTGTGTCACAGGAGGATGGGTTCGAAACGCTCAACGTCGCAGAGTACCTGGCCGAGCGTGGCAAGCAGGTGACGATTTTTCACAAATCTCCCTCGGTAGGCCTGGCGACGGGCAGGTATTCGATGGGCGCCGTTCTGAGCCGTCTGGAACATCGCGAGATCATGGTCCACTCCAATCGTCGCCTCGCCGAGGTGCGGTCCGGGGAACTGGTCTTCGTTTCGTCCTTCGGCGGTAAAATCTATCGGATCGAAGGATTCGATACGGTGGTGCTGGTTTATGGCGCGGTGCCGAATGGTAGGCTCTACGAAGAGCTGCGAGCCGAGGAGCCGAATATTTGTCCGCTGTACATTGCAGGCGCCGCCTGGACGCCGCGGCGTATTGCGGAGGCGACTCAGCACGGCGCCCGCATCGGACTGACGATTTGA
- a CDS encoding acyl-CoA dehydrogenase family protein — protein sequence MDTTLNETQQAVLDSVRTLLARHRGTDTRTLKLDPQYDLQLEHELADAGFLDIAAAGGSYLDAVLLTELVTREISVLPIGWRTVLWPSLGSDIWPLVPCRVGIEELTRFADSARGIVTIDEERNVVAVVDIADCEVRGAGAAWGYPVGRIRVRAKGRPLAISAADCLALWRIGLAAEIVGAAGAAFDHTIQYIKDRKQFGRPIAANQAIRHRAARVAVEVEKARCLTYEAAWRAPDPEMAAAAATVAATMAELVFQEAHQMHGAIGYTREFPLHRWTMRLRALCKEIGGAAAHGMAVTRAHTAGRG from the coding sequence ATGGATACGACCCTGAATGAAACGCAGCAAGCCGTTCTCGATTCCGTTCGGACCTTGCTGGCGAGGCATCGCGGAACCGATACCCGTACCCTGAAACTCGATCCGCAGTACGACCTGCAACTCGAACACGAACTCGCGGATGCGGGTTTCCTGGATATCGCCGCCGCGGGCGGCTCGTATCTTGATGCGGTGCTGCTGACGGAGCTGGTGACCCGGGAGATTTCGGTCCTTCCCATCGGCTGGCGAACGGTGCTTTGGCCTTCGCTGGGCAGCGATATCTGGCCGCTCGTTCCTTGCAGGGTAGGTATCGAGGAACTCACGCGATTTGCCGACAGCGCGCGGGGGATCGTGACCATCGACGAGGAGCGCAACGTCGTTGCGGTGGTCGATATTGCAGATTGCGAGGTGCGCGGCGCCGGTGCCGCCTGGGGCTATCCGGTCGGCCGCATCCGTGTACGCGCCAAGGGGCGGCCTTTGGCGATCTCGGCAGCGGACTGTCTGGCCTTGTGGCGAATCGGTCTTGCAGCGGAAATCGTAGGGGCAGCGGGGGCCGCATTCGATCATACGATCCAGTACATCAAGGATCGCAAGCAATTCGGACGGCCGATCGCAGCCAATCAGGCCATTCGGCACCGCGCGGCACGAGTCGCAGTGGAAGTCGAGAAAGCACGCTGCCTGACTTATGAGGCCGCCTGGCGGGCACCGGATCCCGAGATGGCCGCCGCCGCAGCCACGGTGGCGGCGACCATGGCGGAACTCGTCTTCCAGGAGGCCCACCAGATGCACGGCGCGATCGGTTACACCCGCGAGTTTCCGTTGCATCGATGGACTATGCGCCTGCGCGCACTGTGTAAAGAAATAGGTGGAGCAGCTGCCCATGGCATGGCCGTCACCCGTGCGCACACTGCCGGACGGGGTTGA